One window from the genome of Natrinema caseinilyticum encodes:
- a CDS encoding DHH family phosphoesterase, with the protein MNETNQLRERFEACDSLAIVCHPNPDPDCIASALALERIGAESGVDDVQLFYCGEISHQQNRAFVNLLDVSIRHPSTDTSITNYQSLALVDHAEIDPSLPRTPDSRIEIIIDHHEVTDQSLAEFVDSRPDYGATATIMIEYLAELDIEPSSRLASALLFALHRERLDYVRHPTRREYHAASFVCPYADNETLDQLYGSAYTPATIDAISEAIARRRVQGSSLVTTVGRTTETDALPQAADYLLNLEGVDTVLVEGVVDDTVRISARSIDPRINVGDVLKRAFDDVGSAGGHQDMAGGRLRLGIFADSIADDDSLLETLFDDIARRFFDALNFDQNSA; encoded by the coding sequence ATGAACGAAACAAACCAGTTACGAGAGCGATTCGAGGCGTGTGACTCGCTCGCGATTGTTTGCCACCCGAACCCGGATCCGGACTGTATCGCGAGTGCGCTCGCGCTCGAGCGAATCGGGGCCGAATCAGGCGTGGACGACGTGCAATTATTCTACTGCGGTGAGATCTCTCACCAACAGAACCGAGCGTTCGTAAATTTGCTAGACGTATCGATCCGCCATCCGTCCACGGATACGTCGATTACCAACTATCAGTCGTTGGCACTCGTAGACCACGCGGAAATCGACCCGTCGCTCCCGCGCACACCCGATTCGCGCATCGAGATCATCATCGACCATCACGAGGTCACCGACCAGTCTCTCGCGGAGTTCGTCGATAGCCGACCGGACTACGGCGCAACGGCGACGATCATGATCGAGTATCTCGCCGAACTCGACATCGAACCCTCGTCGCGACTGGCATCCGCGCTCCTCTTTGCCTTACATCGCGAACGGCTGGATTACGTTCGGCATCCGACCCGCAGGGAGTATCACGCGGCCTCGTTCGTTTGCCCGTACGCCGACAACGAGACGCTCGACCAACTCTACGGCTCGGCGTACACACCAGCGACTATCGACGCGATCAGCGAAGCCATCGCGCGACGGCGGGTCCAGGGGTCGAGCCTCGTTACCACCGTCGGACGAACGACGGAGACCGACGCACTACCGCAAGCGGCCGACTACCTCTTGAATCTCGAGGGCGTCGACACGGTGCTCGTCGAGGGCGTCGTCGACGATACCGTCCGAATAAGTGCTCGGTCGATCGATCCTCGAATTAACGTCGGTGACGTTCTGAAGCGAGCGTTCGACGACGTCGGAAGCGCCGGCGGTCATCAAGACATGGCCGGCGGTCGGCTCCGACTCGGCATATTTGCGGACAGTATCGCGGACGACGATTCCCTCCTCGAAACGCTGTTCGACGACATCGCTCGTCGGTTTTTCGACGCGTTGAATTTCGACCAGAACTCCGCGTGA
- a CDS encoding rubrerythrin-like domain-containing protein has product MFDAQDDPRTESTYECLQCGEIVRSASHPGYCRECGGDIQNRANSLE; this is encoded by the coding sequence ATGTTCGACGCTCAGGACGATCCCCGAACGGAGTCCACGTACGAGTGCTTGCAGTGCGGCGAAATAGTCCGGTCCGCGTCCCACCCCGGATACTGTCGGGAGTGCGGCGGAGACATTCAGAACCGGGCCAACTCACTCGAGTGA
- a CDS encoding molybdopterin molybdotransferase MoeA — protein MGTDHEDLVWRETVLGEVLSARREFVSAVGTETVPLGSISGRVLAESIVAQRDVPEHDFATMDGFAFDATDSYPLAVVDGEVFPEDEPPSIGSGEAIRVATGAPIPEAANAVLKREEATVADGLLRGTDIAPGTYTYERGSNVSEGDVLFDGGERVSAKDAILLGDLDRPSLEVADRFSTGVLATGTEIHEGRSRDLDSPMLAGLVRSWGHEATYEGTVPDEYDRIESAIDRLATDYDVVVTTGGTSVGHKDHVVRAIDELGTVLFHRVRIRPGKPIAFARLPDHDAVVFAIPGKPIGAHTVATLVMRPFFTGETALPTVTATVERAVSLGPDGFEYAIPVTISNEDGGRRAMPLGHRDSPLRVYDDRFDPSVLSSSTRASRADGLVVTRTPLEAGDDVEVVPYSVIE, from the coding sequence ATGGGAACTGATCACGAGGACCTCGTCTGGCGCGAAACCGTCCTGGGAGAGGTGCTGAGCGCCCGACGCGAATTCGTTTCGGCGGTCGGGACCGAAACGGTCCCTCTCGGTTCGATTTCCGGGCGGGTCCTGGCCGAATCGATCGTCGCCCAGCGAGACGTTCCGGAACACGATTTCGCGACCATGGACGGGTTCGCGTTCGACGCGACCGACTCGTATCCGCTGGCCGTCGTCGACGGCGAGGTCTTTCCGGAAGACGAGCCACCGTCGATCGGGTCGGGCGAAGCGATCCGCGTCGCGACGGGCGCACCGATTCCGGAGGCGGCGAACGCGGTGTTGAAACGGGAGGAGGCCACCGTCGCGGACGGACTGCTTCGCGGAACCGACATCGCCCCGGGGACGTACACGTACGAGCGCGGGAGCAACGTCAGCGAAGGCGACGTCCTCTTCGACGGCGGCGAACGCGTCTCGGCGAAAGACGCGATTCTTCTCGGGGATCTCGACAGGCCCAGCCTCGAGGTCGCCGATCGTTTCTCGACGGGGGTCCTCGCGACGGGAACGGAGATCCACGAGGGACGATCGCGCGACCTCGATTCACCGATGCTGGCCGGCCTCGTCCGCTCGTGGGGCCACGAGGCGACCTACGAGGGCACCGTCCCGGACGAGTACGATCGAATCGAGTCGGCGATCGATCGACTCGCGACGGACTACGACGTCGTCGTCACGACGGGCGGGACGAGCGTCGGGCACAAAGACCACGTCGTCCGGGCGATAGACGAACTCGGGACGGTACTGTTCCACCGGGTTCGAATCCGGCCGGGCAAACCCATCGCGTTCGCCAGACTTCCCGACCACGATGCGGTCGTGTTCGCTATCCCGGGGAAACCCATCGGCGCCCACACGGTCGCTACCCTCGTGATGCGCCCGTTCTTTACGGGCGAAACGGCGCTCCCGACGGTCACCGCGACCGTCGAACGAGCGGTCTCACTCGGCCCTGACGGTTTCGAATACGCGATTCCCGTGACGATCTCGAACGAGGACGGCGGTCGTCGGGCCATGCCGCTCGGCCATCGCGATTCGCCGCTTCGGGTCTACGACGACCGATTCGACCCGAGCGTGCTGTCCTCGAGTACCCGCGCGAGTCGAGCGGACGGGCTCGTGGTGACGCGGACGCCGCTCGAGGCCGGTGATGACGTCGAGGTCGTCCCGTATTCGGTGATCGAATGA
- a CDS encoding nucleotidyltransferase family protein produces MTREDLPVVDPYPVADLEREVAVHGVVLAAGTSDRYGSANKLLESIDGDPLICRAVETLVDTPLEAVTVVLGHDADRIRSALRAYDVDYRYNESYECGQSTSVRTGVAAARDRDADAVLFALGDMPAVSPTTVELLVGAYRRGRGSALTAGYDGTRGNPVLFDAQHFDALGSVSGDIGGRDVLRDASDGAIVETGDPGVLRDIDRPGDRKPTENDPDTSA; encoded by the coding sequence ATGACGCGCGAGGATCTTCCCGTCGTCGACCCGTACCCGGTCGCCGATCTCGAACGAGAGGTGGCCGTCCACGGCGTCGTTCTGGCGGCGGGAACCAGCGATCGATACGGGTCGGCGAACAAACTCCTCGAATCCATCGATGGCGATCCGTTGATCTGCCGGGCGGTCGAAACGCTCGTCGATACGCCACTCGAAGCCGTCACGGTCGTCCTCGGACACGATGCCGACAGAATTCGATCGGCACTCCGTGCGTACGACGTCGACTATCGCTACAACGAATCCTACGAGTGCGGTCAGAGCACCTCCGTTCGAACCGGCGTTGCTGCGGCTCGCGACCGGGACGCGGACGCCGTTCTCTTCGCGCTCGGCGACATGCCGGCCGTCTCTCCGACCACGGTCGAGTTGCTGGTCGGCGCCTATCGGCGGGGCCGGGGTTCGGCACTTACCGCCGGGTACGACGGAACGCGGGGAAATCCGGTTCTGTTCGACGCGCAGCATTTCGACGCACTCGGTTCCGTGTCGGGTGATATCGGCGGACGGGACGTCCTCCGGGATGCGTCGGACGGAGCCATCGTCGAGACGGGCGATCCGGGTGTTCTTCGGGACATCGACCGACCGGGTGACCGAAAGCCCACGGAGAACGATCCCGATACGTCGGCGTAA
- a CDS encoding 30S ribosomal protein S17e: MTADSKNIISVGNTLLERYPEGFSTDFEENREQVEKLTDVESRRIQNRIAGYVTRKRAGKIQ, from the coding sequence ATGACGGCCGACTCCAAGAACATCATAAGCGTCGGAAACACGCTCCTCGAGCGGTATCCCGAAGGATTTTCGACCGACTTCGAGGAGAACAGAGAACAGGTCGAGAAACTGACCGACGTCGAATCGAGGCGGATTCAAAATCGAATCGCCGGGTACGTCACGCGAAAACGCGCCGGAAAGATTCAGTAG
- a CDS encoding 30S ribosomal protein S17e: MTSDPNDVMNIGNRLLKQYPDAFSTEFSTNKQVVQNMTYVSSSRLRNRIAGYITRQKRSS; this comes from the coding sequence ATGACATCCGACCCGAACGACGTCATGAATATCGGAAATCGGCTCCTCAAACAGTATCCCGACGCGTTTTCGACCGAATTTAGTACGAACAAGCAGGTCGTCCAAAACATGACCTACGTCAGCTCGAGTCGTCTCCGCAATCGTATCGCCGGATACATTACCCGGCAAAAACGGTCCAGTTGA
- a CDS encoding archaea-specific SMC-related protein, with product MTWKIDIENIAGIYEGSAELEPGLNAVKGSNWQGKSSFIEAIKTGLGTTATLTEGRDHGHVRLETPERAVSLDLSRSNGVVNVEGTPYLETEYDVARTSLFACLGEQNEIRRAVREGRNLEDVLLRPLDFQNIDVQIADLKAERDGIDSELAQAREARKRLPGLQERVTQLETEVEELQDRREELSAGGATEDRADSVQSELSQAQANRSQAESQVERLTQTIDRVETRLEDRRSELETIEIDESDSVESELADARSDRKEVNRALEVLQNVYSANEMVLEEDQLDLITTVDRELSGDSVVCWTCDSTVSRTDLENRLDALGEKITEKRAQLETHRDRVEELEAQREERAQARRQKRDIETKIEDLEEKLADRKQSLEEARDRFERADERVEALSEAVDETVDEITDVESEIKYREAELKDARTELDELESRADQIELLEDEREEIQHEIAELRNRKQEIKQRARDEFSDSIRDISDRFETGFESAHLTGGFDLVVARDGREANLEALSEGELELIGFIAALAGYESFDVDEAVPIMLVDGVGSLADENLRTLVEYLDERTEYLVFTTYPEHTTGDGQTIDPTTWSVASRDAIDAD from the coding sequence ATGACCTGGAAAATCGATATCGAGAACATCGCCGGGATATACGAGGGAAGCGCGGAACTCGAGCCCGGACTGAACGCGGTCAAAGGCTCGAACTGGCAGGGGAAGTCGAGTTTCATCGAGGCCATCAAGACCGGTCTCGGGACGACCGCGACGCTCACCGAAGGAAGAGACCACGGACACGTCCGCCTCGAGACGCCCGAAAGGGCGGTTTCGCTCGATCTCAGTCGCTCTAACGGCGTCGTAAACGTCGAGGGAACGCCCTATCTCGAGACCGAATACGACGTCGCTCGAACCTCGTTGTTCGCCTGTCTCGGTGAACAAAACGAAATCAGACGGGCCGTTCGGGAGGGGCGAAACCTGGAGGACGTACTGTTGCGGCCGCTCGACTTCCAGAATATCGACGTTCAGATCGCGGACCTGAAAGCCGAGCGGGACGGAATCGATTCCGAGCTGGCACAGGCGCGAGAGGCGCGGAAACGGCTCCCCGGCCTCCAGGAGCGCGTGACGCAACTCGAAACCGAAGTCGAGGAGCTCCAGGACCGACGCGAGGAGCTTTCAGCCGGCGGCGCCACCGAGGACCGGGCCGACTCCGTACAGAGCGAGCTGAGTCAGGCTCAGGCGAACCGCAGCCAGGCGGAAAGCCAGGTCGAGCGCCTGACACAGACCATCGACCGCGTCGAGACCCGTCTCGAGGACCGTCGATCGGAACTCGAGACCATCGAAATCGACGAATCCGATTCCGTCGAGTCCGAACTGGCCGATGCACGCTCGGACCGCAAGGAAGTGAATCGGGCCCTGGAAGTGCTACAAAACGTGTACTCGGCCAACGAGATGGTACTCGAAGAGGACCAGCTCGATCTCATCACCACCGTCGACCGGGAACTCTCCGGCGACTCGGTCGTCTGCTGGACCTGCGATTCGACGGTTTCCCGAACGGACCTCGAGAATCGACTCGACGCGCTCGGGGAGAAAATCACCGAGAAGCGCGCCCAGCTCGAAACCCATCGCGATCGAGTCGAAGAACTCGAGGCACAGCGGGAGGAGCGTGCCCAGGCGCGGCGACAGAAACGGGACATAGAGACGAAAATAGAGGATCTCGAGGAGAAACTCGCCGATCGGAAACAGAGCCTCGAAGAGGCCCGCGATCGCTTCGAACGAGCGGACGAGCGCGTCGAGGCGCTCAGCGAGGCGGTCGACGAAACAGTCGACGAGATTACCGACGTCGAGAGCGAAATTAAATATCGGGAAGCGGAACTCAAGGATGCGCGCACCGAACTCGACGAACTCGAATCACGGGCCGACCAGATAGAGCTGTTAGAAGACGAACGTGAAGAGATTCAACACGAAATAGCGGAGCTCAGAAACCGCAAACAGGAGATCAAACAACGGGCGCGCGACGAGTTCAGCGACTCGATCCGCGATATCAGCGACCGGTTCGAAACCGGGTTCGAATCCGCCCATCTGACCGGCGGGTTCGATCTCGTAGTGGCTCGGGACGGACGCGAAGCGAACCTCGAGGCGCTCAGCGAGGGTGAACTCGAACTGATCGGATTCATCGCGGCACTCGCGGGATACGAATCGTTCGACGTCGACGAGGCGGTGCCGATCATGCTCGTCGACGGAGTCGGGAGCCTCGCGGACGAAAATCTACGAACGCTCGTCGAGTATCTCGACGAGCGAACGGAGTACCTCGTTTTCACCACCTATCCGGAACACACGACCGGTGATGGCCAGACGATCGATCCGACGACGTGGTCGGTCGCGAGTCGTGACGCGATCGACGCCGACTGA
- the rdfA gene encoding rod-determining factor RdfA: MPTDHGCKVDATIDQYSLETADPRHESLDDGLLARWNGTDGHTGVGYRTLTEWFNKRLLKRIYDEHGREALDARIDADYEALSGDDDLVRDEMIERLATAGIDGEQVLDDMVSWGTMRTHLNECLEGSKEHAEARTDWEQNSIAVARDIATEKVDEALSSLASKGELDGTSSSTVEVQIHVRCDNCPTRVPLDVALERGYVCETHSETTNETKTEQ, encoded by the coding sequence ATGCCTACTGATCACGGTTGCAAGGTCGACGCAACGATCGATCAGTACAGCCTCGAGACGGCCGATCCTCGCCACGAATCGCTCGACGACGGGCTTCTCGCACGGTGGAACGGGACGGACGGACACACGGGCGTCGGCTATCGGACGCTGACCGAGTGGTTCAACAAACGGCTCCTGAAGCGCATCTACGACGAGCACGGCAGAGAGGCGCTCGATGCACGGATCGATGCCGACTACGAGGCGCTTTCCGGCGACGACGACCTGGTCCGCGACGAGATGATCGAACGACTCGCCACGGCAGGGATCGACGGCGAGCAAGTACTGGACGATATGGTGTCGTGGGGAACGATGCGAACGCACCTGAACGAGTGCCTCGAGGGCTCGAAAGAGCACGCGGAGGCCCGCACGGACTGGGAGCAAAACAGCATCGCCGTCGCACGGGACATCGCAACCGAAAAAGTCGACGAAGCACTCTCCTCGCTCGCCTCGAAGGGCGAACTCGACGGCACGTCGTCGTCTACCGTCGAGGTACAGATCCACGTGCGGTGTGACAACTGCCCCACGCGAGTCCCACTGGATGTGGCACTCGAGCGTGGATACGTCTGCGAGACGCACAGCGAGACGACCAACGAGACGAAAACCGAACAATGA
- a CDS encoding amidohydrolase family protein, with amino-acid sequence MILNAGTLVTMNDEREVREEVHVVVEDGEIVDIADGYASGNDVIDARSEVVIPGLVNCHTHMYALPIRGAPLSVSPQSFYEALVDIWWEVDEAFTMDDARLSALGSCTEMLESGVTAFCDNYSGPNTLPGAMDAVAEGVAQTPIRGMIAFETTARNSRDEALAGIDENERFIRESEDDYDRVTGHYCLHTLFTNPEEIVEECVDRATTDDRPIQIHLEEGLVDVHKSIEEYGERPVPALESMGFFDADVIAAHCVHATDEEIEILGENDVAVAHNPYSNTNNAVGIANVEKMQEEGVTIGIGGDGWDPDMFETMRTAVGIHKLKQTNPSGFDNAVALEWATIGSATVMGMDDRIGSIEEGKRGDLVTLDLGPNPVLPESAPYYVVSAASRADVTRTIVDGDTVYERGEGVRSVDSADLDAVGAASAELWDRL; translated from the coding sequence GTGATACTCAACGCTGGGACGCTCGTCACCATGAACGACGAGCGCGAGGTCAGAGAAGAGGTACACGTGGTCGTCGAAGACGGAGAAATCGTCGACATCGCCGACGGGTACGCATCGGGAAACGACGTGATCGATGCCCGTTCGGAAGTCGTCATTCCCGGTTTGGTCAACTGCCACACCCACATGTACGCGCTGCCGATCCGGGGGGCCCCGCTGTCGGTGTCGCCACAGAGCTTCTACGAGGCGCTGGTCGACATCTGGTGGGAAGTAGACGAAGCGTTCACGATGGATGACGCGCGACTCTCGGCGCTCGGATCGTGCACGGAGATGCTCGAGAGCGGCGTGACCGCGTTCTGTGACAACTACTCCGGCCCGAACACGTTGCCAGGTGCGATGGACGCCGTCGCCGAGGGGGTCGCACAGACGCCGATCCGCGGCATGATCGCGTTCGAGACGACCGCCCGTAACTCCCGAGACGAGGCGCTCGCAGGAATCGACGAGAACGAACGCTTCATCCGCGAATCGGAGGACGACTACGATCGGGTGACGGGACACTACTGTCTCCACACGCTGTTTACCAACCCGGAAGAGATCGTAGAGGAGTGCGTCGACCGAGCGACGACCGACGACCGGCCGATCCAGATCCACCTCGAGGAGGGACTGGTCGACGTTCACAAATCGATCGAAGAGTACGGTGAACGACCGGTTCCCGCCCTCGAATCGATGGGGTTCTTCGACGCCGACGTCATCGCAGCACACTGCGTCCACGCGACCGACGAGGAGATCGAGATTTTAGGCGAGAACGACGTCGCCGTGGCGCACAACCCGTACTCGAATACGAACAACGCGGTCGGCATCGCGAACGTCGAGAAGATGCAGGAGGAAGGCGTGACGATCGGAATCGGTGGCGACGGGTGGGACCCGGACATGTTCGAGACGATGCGGACGGCCGTCGGTATCCACAAATTGAAACAGACGAACCCGAGCGGATTCGACAACGCCGTCGCCCTCGAGTGGGCGACGATCGGCAGTGCGACCGTGATGGGAATGGACGATCGGATCGGGAGCATCGAGGAAGGCAAGCGTGGCGACCTCGTGACGCTCGATCTCGGACCGAATCCGGTGCTCCCCGAGAGCGCGCCGTATTACGTGGTCAGCGCGGCGAGCCGGGCCGACGTGACCCGAACGATCGTCGACGGCGACACGGTCTACGAACGCGGCGAGGGTGTTCGGTCGGTCGATTCCGCGGACCTGGACGCCGTCGGAGCCGCGAGCGCCGAACTCTGGGATCGCCTGTGA
- a CDS encoding dihydroorotase: MTDCLVENARIVTDAGLRHGSIAIEDGTIAAIGPELSVSGADADRVLRADGMVALPGAVDVHTHMHDPSLFPDDIDFASQTESAVAGGVTTVIELPTQTPVTTPAAVREKRDECAKLAHIDFGLVAGNVQETGTDVAGLLEAGVPDFKTFTAEPYRADDGVIVDLMRDVGAAGGSVRVHCESQAILDRARARLEGTDPTLYPESRPLEAELEAISRVGWFAEYADCPLHVVHISSGSAATVADRFTSRANVPVTLETCPQYLAFSADDVEARGPFLKVNPSLKSAEEVERLWQALRDGTIDLVATDHFPTHRADRVRGWEDIWEPYAGVPGVETMLEFLVSEGVHEGRISWARLLELVCARPARESGVYPRKGSLAVGTDADIVLLRNDPWNVSADELTFNGGWTPFEGRTWSWRVDTVIADGAVAARDHDVSAEPGDGSFLARGPCATGE, translated from the coding sequence ATGACCGATTGTCTCGTGGAGAACGCTCGCATCGTAACCGACGCGGGGCTCCGGCACGGGTCGATCGCGATCGAAGACGGAACGATCGCGGCGATCGGACCGGAGCTCTCGGTGTCCGGGGCGGACGCCGATCGGGTCCTTCGGGCCGACGGTATGGTCGCGCTCCCGGGCGCCGTCGACGTCCACACGCACATGCACGACCCGTCGTTGTTCCCGGACGACATCGATTTCGCGTCCCAGACCGAGAGCGCCGTCGCCGGTGGCGTGACGACCGTCATCGAATTACCGACGCAAACACCGGTTACCACGCCCGCGGCGGTCCGGGAGAAGCGAGACGAATGTGCCAAGTTGGCACACATCGATTTCGGACTCGTCGCCGGAAACGTCCAGGAAACCGGGACCGACGTCGCGGGGCTCCTCGAGGCGGGCGTTCCGGATTTCAAGACCTTCACGGCCGAGCCGTACCGCGCGGACGACGGCGTGATCGTCGACCTGATGCGCGACGTGGGGGCGGCCGGCGGCTCGGTCCGCGTCCACTGCGAATCACAGGCGATTCTGGACCGCGCGCGGGCCCGACTCGAGGGGACTGACCCGACGCTCTACCCCGAGTCGCGTCCGCTCGAGGCCGAACTCGAGGCCATCAGTCGCGTGGGGTGGTTCGCGGAGTACGCGGACTGTCCCCTTCACGTCGTCCACATTTCGAGCGGGAGCGCCGCGACGGTCGCCGACCGGTTCACGTCTCGCGCGAACGTCCCCGTGACGCTCGAGACGTGTCCGCAGTACCTCGCGTTCTCCGCCGACGACGTCGAGGCGCGCGGTCCGTTTCTGAAGGTCAATCCGAGTCTGAAATCCGCCGAGGAAGTCGAGCGGTTGTGGCAGGCGCTTCGGGACGGGACGATCGATCTCGTCGCGACGGATCACTTCCCGACGCACCGGGCGGACCGCGTGCGAGGCTGGGAGGATATCTGGGAGCCGTACGCGGGGGTACCGGGCGTCGAGACGATGCTCGAGTTTCTGGTCAGCGAGGGCGTCCACGAGGGCCGGATTTCGTGGGCTCGACTCCTCGAACTCGTCTGTGCGAGACCCGCGCGCGAGAGCGGTGTGTACCCGCGGAAGGGGTCGCTCGCGGTGGGGACGGATGCCGATATCGTGCTCCTCCGAAACGACCCGTGGAACGTCTCCGCGGACGAGTTGACGTTCAACGGCGGGTGGACGCCGTTCGAGGGCCGGACCTGGAGCTGGCGGGTCGATACTGTCATTGCCGACGGAGCGGTCGCGGCACGTGATCACGACGTGTCCGCAGAGCCGGGTGACGGGTCGTTCCTTGCAAGGGGCCCGTGCGCGACGGGAGAGTAA
- a CDS encoding NAD(+)/NADH kinase has product MIGRRLATTEELIVLVSPDSDEELATIEAWGHKQNVPVNAVNVGDDIDPVYEPGTEYLGVTLGGDGTYLEGVRQFSPRQIPILGINAGSLAFLASISPSDLTDALTEAVTGKATIDQRQQLHVDADGVDCTGINDVMIEHVPPENPVDRKITRLEVFADEEFIGQYEGSGLAVSTPTGSTGVSLSAGGPIHYPKNNASLQVVPLHTHRLGVRPLIVDADTTVRIVSAGPANLLVDGGRTQTTLDEDAVVAIEGAETPAHVVNTSYDDDFFTSVSEKLGWGVRDGKDDTGSEQVWTRRTRDQRDAALLERAKRVATEAARAAGPALRELHGQTESVEFKTDKSDIVTEADYKAENIITTVLESEFPDHGIRSEETVQRDAAGEYTWSVDPLDGTGNFAHGNPNYSVSLALLENDTPVVGVVYAPETDEMFSAISGEHAMLNGKPLSTTDRTSLDECMLLSGYDPDGTFLSHSYHEARGVRRLGSAALNLCYLAAGSADAVWEYDTYPWDVNAGIVIARTAGATITNADGNPYDPNTALDTRNELLGSNGPLHDTLLAHLQDAETLQPSASSATD; this is encoded by the coding sequence ATGATTGGAAGACGATTAGCCACGACGGAAGAACTCATCGTCCTCGTCAGCCCCGACAGCGACGAGGAACTCGCAACGATCGAAGCGTGGGGGCACAAGCAGAACGTCCCCGTCAACGCGGTGAACGTGGGCGACGATATCGACCCGGTCTACGAGCCCGGAACGGAGTACCTCGGCGTCACCCTCGGCGGCGACGGGACCTACCTCGAGGGGGTCCGGCAGTTCAGCCCCAGGCAAATCCCGATACTGGGGATCAACGCCGGGAGTCTCGCGTTTCTCGCGAGTATCTCGCCGTCGGACCTCACCGACGCATTGACGGAGGCGGTCACCGGGAAAGCGACCATCGATCAGCGCCAGCAACTGCACGTCGACGCCGACGGCGTCGATTGTACGGGCATCAACGACGTGATGATCGAACACGTCCCGCCGGAGAACCCGGTCGATCGTAAGATCACCCGACTCGAGGTGTTCGCCGACGAGGAGTTCATCGGCCAGTACGAGGGCAGCGGGCTCGCGGTCTCGACGCCGACGGGATCGACCGGCGTGTCGCTCTCCGCCGGCGGCCCGATCCATTACCCGAAAAACAACGCCTCACTCCAGGTCGTTCCGCTTCACACCCACCGGCTCGGTGTCCGACCCCTCATCGTCGACGCGGACACGACCGTTCGGATCGTCTCCGCCGGCCCGGCGAACCTGCTCGTCGACGGCGGTCGAACCCAGACGACCCTCGACGAGGACGCCGTCGTCGCGATCGAAGGAGCGGAGACGCCGGCACACGTCGTCAACACGAGTTACGACGACGACTTCTTCACGTCCGTCTCCGAGAAACTCGGCTGGGGCGTCCGTGACGGAAAGGACGACACGGGCTCGGAACAGGTGTGGACCCGCCGGACGCGAGACCAGCGTGACGCCGCACTGCTCGAGCGAGCGAAACGGGTGGCAACGGAGGCCGCCCGTGCGGCCGGACCCGCGCTTCGCGAGCTTCACGGACAGACGGAGTCGGTCGAGTTCAAGACGGACAAGTCGGATATCGTCACCGAGGCTGACTACAAAGCCGAGAACATAATCACGACGGTCCTCGAAAGCGAGTTCCCGGACCACGGAATCCGGTCGGAAGAGACCGTACAGCGGGACGCTGCCGGTGAATACACGTGGTCCGTCGATCCGCTCGACGGCACCGGGAACTTCGCCCACGGGAATCCGAATTACTCCGTCTCGCTCGCCCTCCTCGAGAACGACACGCCCGTCGTCGGGGTCGTGTACGCGCCCGAAACTGACGAGATGTTCAGCGCGATCAGCGGCGAACACGCGATGCTCAACGGGAAACCGCTCTCGACGACCGATCGAACGTCACTCGACGAGTGCATGCTACTCTCGGGGTACGATCCGGACGGGACGTTCCTCTCGCACAGTTATCACGAAGCCCGCGGCGTTCGACGACTCGGCTCGGCCGCACTGAACCTCTGTTACCTCGCGGCCGGCAGCGCGGACGCCGTCTGGGAGTACGACACCTATCCGTGGGACGTCAACGCCGGAATCGTCATCGCGCGCACGGCCGGTGCGACGATAACGAACGCCGACGGCAACCCCTACGACCCGAACACCGCCCTCGATACGAGAAACGAGCTGCTCGGTTCGAACGGTCCGCTCCACGACACGCTGCTCGCACACCTCCAGGACGCTGAAACGCTTCAACCCTCGGCCTCGAGCGCGACTGACTGA